A single Calidifontibacter indicus DNA region contains:
- a CDS encoding ABC transporter ATP-binding protein, whose amino-acid sequence MSTVVDQHGSRRPPIDPNAETILEVKDLQVQFPTEDGLVNAVNGVSYDVKLGQTLAIVGESGSGKSVSSMAVMGLHDMKRTRMSGSILLDGQELVGASQQTFQKIRSNSVAMIFQDPQSSLHPFKKIGAQIAEAYLVHHKVSKSVAEKRAVEMLDRVGIPNPQRRAKQYPHEFSGGMRQRAMIALGLVNDPRLLIADEPTTALDVTVQAQILDLLNDLQKEFGSAIIMITHDLAVVAEVSDKVLVMYAGRGVEYGTTREVLADPRHPYTWGLLSSVPSLSSDPSETLNPVRGNPPSLLNLPKGCSFNPRCDFAERVPGERCFTELPEFTEVPGEPGRRTRCHLAEPAEIFATEVAPKLGK is encoded by the coding sequence ATGTCCACAGTTGTCGACCAACACGGCTCCCGCCGTCCGCCGATCGATCCGAACGCCGAGACGATCCTGGAGGTCAAGGACCTCCAGGTGCAGTTCCCGACCGAGGACGGTCTGGTCAACGCCGTCAACGGCGTGAGCTACGACGTGAAACTCGGCCAGACGCTCGCCATCGTGGGCGAGTCGGGCTCGGGCAAATCGGTGTCGTCGATGGCCGTCATGGGCCTGCACGACATGAAGCGCACCCGGATGAGCGGCTCGATCCTGCTCGACGGTCAGGAACTCGTCGGGGCGTCGCAGCAGACCTTCCAGAAGATCCGCAGCAACAGCGTCGCGATGATCTTCCAGGACCCGCAGTCGTCGCTGCACCCGTTCAAGAAGATCGGTGCGCAGATCGCCGAGGCCTACCTGGTACACCACAAGGTGTCGAAGTCGGTGGCCGAGAAACGCGCCGTCGAGATGCTCGACCGGGTCGGCATCCCCAACCCGCAGCGTCGCGCCAAGCAGTATCCGCACGAGTTCTCCGGCGGTATGCGCCAGCGGGCGATGATCGCGCTCGGCCTGGTCAACGACCCCCGCCTGCTGATCGCCGACGAGCCGACCACTGCCCTCGACGTCACCGTGCAGGCGCAGATCCTCGACCTGCTCAACGACCTGCAGAAGGAGTTCGGCTCGGCGATCATCATGATCACCCACGACCTCGCGGTCGTCGCCGAGGTCTCCGACAAGGTGCTGGTCATGTACGCCGGTCGTGGCGTCGAGTACGGCACGACGCGCGAGGTGCTCGCCGACCCGCGGCATCCCTACACCTGGGGTCTGCTGTCGTCGGTGCCGTCGCTGTCGTCCGACCCGTCCGAGACACTGAACCCGGTGCGCGGCAACCCGCCGAGCCTGCTCAACCTGCCCAAGGGATGCTCGTTCAATCCGCGCTGCGACTTCGCCGAGCGGGTGCCGGGGGAGCGCTGCTTCACCGAACTGCCCGAGTTCACCGAGGTGCCGGGTGAGCCGGGACGACGCACCCGCTGCCACCTGGCCGAGCCCGCCGAGATCTTCGCGACCGAGGTCGCACCGAAGCTGGGGAAGTGA
- the mltG gene encoding endolytic transglycosylase MltG has product MNDSRLSDSIFGEDENHGEPAGRLPGRPKAPEVQSRAQARAARPDDAVDHEAQTVKRNRRSCLVMVMALVVVVAGLGVALKTVGTSLIPSFGGGNSGGGDFSGEGTGSVEVKVKAGDSGYAIGQALQKAGVVKSATTFSSVAGANPEFARVQPGTYKLKKQMSSQAALNLLLEPGSRLSKGVTIREGLWVSEVFATLSKQTGVPVAEYKKVNPATLGLPPAAEGKLEGFLFPNTYEFEPNATATEQLKAMVDLGKKQLNQLGVPADKLRHVVILASFVQGESRLGADGPKVARVIENRLKDKMPLQMDSSIHFITQSRGTVTTTDKERDSDSPYNTYKNPGLPPGPINSPGLEALKAAAKPAPGDWLYFVTVNQETGETKFATTYGEHQRNVVEFQNWCRQNPGKC; this is encoded by the coding sequence ATGAACGACTCCCGACTCTCCGATTCGATCTTCGGGGAGGACGAGAACCACGGTGAGCCCGCGGGCCGACTTCCCGGTCGGCCGAAGGCTCCCGAGGTGCAGAGTCGCGCCCAGGCCCGTGCGGCCCGCCCGGACGACGCCGTCGACCACGAGGCGCAGACGGTCAAGCGCAATCGCCGATCCTGCCTGGTGATGGTGATGGCGTTGGTCGTCGTGGTTGCCGGGCTCGGTGTCGCGCTGAAGACCGTCGGCACCAGCCTCATCCCCAGCTTCGGTGGCGGCAATTCCGGCGGCGGCGACTTCTCCGGTGAAGGCACCGGCAGCGTCGAGGTGAAGGTCAAGGCCGGCGACTCCGGTTATGCGATCGGCCAGGCACTGCAGAAGGCCGGGGTCGTGAAGTCCGCGACCACCTTCTCCTCGGTGGCCGGAGCCAACCCGGAGTTCGCGCGGGTGCAGCCGGGCACCTACAAGCTGAAGAAGCAGATGAGTTCGCAAGCCGCACTCAACCTCCTGCTCGAACCCGGTTCGCGCCTGTCCAAGGGTGTGACCATCCGTGAGGGCCTGTGGGTGAGTGAGGTCTTCGCGACCTTGTCGAAGCAGACCGGAGTGCCGGTTGCGGAGTACAAGAAGGTCAACCCGGCCACGCTCGGTCTGCCGCCGGCCGCCGAGGGCAAACTCGAAGGCTTCCTGTTCCCGAACACCTACGAGTTCGAGCCCAACGCCACCGCGACCGAACAGCTCAAGGCCATGGTCGATCTCGGCAAGAAGCAGCTCAATCAGCTCGGGGTGCCCGCCGACAAGCTGCGCCATGTCGTCATCCTGGCTTCCTTCGTGCAGGGGGAATCCCGCCTCGGAGCCGACGGGCCCAAGGTGGCCCGAGTGATCGAGAACCGGCTGAAGGACAAGATGCCGCTGCAGATGGACTCCTCGATCCACTTCATCACCCAGTCGCGCGGCACGGTCACCACGACCGACAAGGAACGCGACAGTGACAGCCCGTACAACACGTACAAGAACCCCGGACTGCCGCCCGGCCCGATCAACAGCCCCGGACTCGAGGCGTTGAAGGCGGCCGCCAAGCCGGCGCCGGGCGATTGGCTGTACTTCGTGACGGTCAATCAGGAGACGGGCGAGACGAAGTTCGCGACGACGTACGGCGAGCACCAACGCAACGTGGTCGAGTTCCAGAACTGGTGCCGACAGAACCCGGGCAAGTGCTGA
- a CDS encoding ABC transporter substrate-binding protein → MRWTKVVALAAAGTLSLAACGGGSPSDNNKSNSSSGGAGSSTSSAPADAALDPNAKGPAPEISGAKKGGNLTISYSNVPETFDPTRAFYQDTGAILGQLVLRSLTTYRVTEKGSQLVPDLATDLGKQSSDGLTWTFTLKDNMKYSDGSVIKAADVVYAIKRSFAVKELPDGPSYAQSYLKGGDTYKGPFTDKSDFQGATAKDDKTVEIHLAKKWPTFPYYAAFSQVSPIPEAKDTKDKYGDNPLAEGPYMFDKYVKGQSLTLKKNPNWDAASDPARHQYVDSYTFNFGTDVKPTQTAILASNGPDATTLNWDAFDSTLLSKINQQKDQTVTGADPCVSYFNMDTRKIPLAVRKAVAVAYPFDQIRKAGGVTTLSYAPATSYMAPQIPGFTKYAPVNSMTGQGTGDPAKAKQMLKDAGKENFELSWYYSQDNPEAVKQNAARKAGFEAAGFKVKDVGIPKADARKHRAETDGKVNTLTGPAGWCYDWPSGDAWYPNLFTSAVQLTGQSVGFLGAGSDADYKSIDADINRIIALPVEQQGAEWTKLDEKLAKDVVPAVPTSYGKANYMFGKQVHNVINDPNRGMPDLAQVWVG, encoded by the coding sequence ATGCGCTGGACCAAGGTCGTGGCGCTGGCTGCAGCGGGCACCCTGTCGCTCGCAGCCTGCGGTGGAGGAAGCCCCTCCGACAACAACAAGTCCAACTCAAGCTCCGGCGGCGCCGGCAGCTCGACGAGCAGCGCTCCGGCAGATGCCGCGCTCGACCCGAACGCGAAGGGCCCGGCGCCCGAGATCTCGGGTGCGAAGAAGGGCGGCAACCTGACGATCAGCTACTCGAACGTTCCGGAGACCTTCGACCCGACCCGTGCGTTCTACCAGGACACCGGCGCGATCCTCGGTCAGCTGGTGCTGCGTAGCCTCACCACCTACCGCGTGACCGAGAAGGGTTCGCAGCTGGTTCCCGACCTCGCCACCGACCTCGGCAAGCAGTCGTCGGACGGACTCACCTGGACCTTCACGTTGAAGGACAACATGAAGTACTCCGACGGCAGCGTCATCAAGGCTGCCGACGTGGTCTACGCGATCAAGCGTTCGTTCGCGGTCAAGGAACTGCCGGACGGCCCGAGCTACGCCCAGAGCTACCTGAAAGGTGGCGATACCTACAAGGGCCCGTTCACCGACAAGAGTGACTTCCAGGGCGCGACCGCCAAGGACGACAAGACCGTCGAGATCCACCTCGCCAAGAAGTGGCCGACCTTCCCGTACTACGCGGCGTTCAGCCAGGTCTCCCCGATTCCGGAGGCCAAGGACACCAAGGACAAGTACGGCGACAACCCGCTCGCCGAGGGTCCGTACATGTTCGACAAGTACGTCAAGGGCCAGAGCCTCACCCTGAAGAAGAACCCGAACTGGGACGCTGCTTCTGACCCGGCTCGCCACCAGTACGTCGACTCGTACACCTTCAACTTCGGCACCGACGTCAAGCCGACCCAGACCGCGATCCTCGCGAGCAACGGTCCCGACGCCACGACCCTCAACTGGGACGCCTTCGACTCGACCCTGCTGTCGAAGATCAACCAGCAGAAGGACCAGACGGTCACCGGCGCCGACCCGTGTGTCTCGTACTTCAACATGGACACCCGCAAGATCCCGCTGGCCGTCCGTAAGGCCGTCGCGGTGGCTTATCCGTTCGACCAGATCCGCAAGGCAGGCGGCGTCACCACGCTGAGCTACGCCCCGGCGACGTCGTACATGGCTCCGCAGATCCCGGGCTTCACCAAGTACGCACCGGTGAACAGCATGACCGGTCAGGGCACCGGTGACCCGGCCAAGGCCAAGCAGATGCTGAAGGACGCCGGCAAGGAGAACTTCGAGCTGTCCTGGTACTACTCGCAGGACAACCCGGAGGCCGTCAAGCAGAACGCGGCTCGTAAGGCTGGGTTCGAGGCAGCCGGCTTCAAGGTCAAGGACGTCGGCATCCCGAAGGCCGACGCCCGCAAGCACCGCGCCGAGACCGACGGCAAGGTCAACACCCTCACCGGCCCCGCCGGATGGTGCTACGACTGGCCGAGCGGTGACGCCTGGTACCCGAACCTGTTCACCTCCGCGGTGCAGCTGACCGGTCAGAGCGTCGGCTTCCTCGGCGCCGGTTCCGACGCCGACTACAAGTCGATCGACGCCGACATCAACCGGATCATCGCCCTCCCGGTCGAGCAGCAGGGCGCTGAGTGGACCAAGCTGGACGAGAAGCTGGCCAAGGACGTCGTTCCGGCCGTTCCCACCAGCTACGGCAAGGCGAACTACATGTTCGGCAAGCAGGTGCACAACGTGATCAACGACCCGAACCGCGGCATGCCCGACCTGGCCCAGGTGTGGGTCGGCTGA
- a CDS encoding ABC transporter permease, translating to MSFSPQQVAETVSEVTAAEPTGRRGKKDKGTTGKSPVQIAMARLRKDKIAMICAGIIVLYVLIAIFAPALAALEGQDPATQHPELLDQDGFPMIGQTAEHWLGIEPSIGRDLFARFVYGARPSIIIGTSAAIATTVIGVTVGLVAGYFGGWIDNVVSWIIDFILSLPFLLFAIALVPIITSWFGSPLEISDDTVTKVRFGSLVFVLTFFFWAGLARLVRGEVISMREKEFVQAARALGVPTRRLLFKEMLPNLVGLIIVSLTLAIPAFISAEAGLSYLGVGLKEPTASWGLTIAAATNYYEVQPLYLWVPVIAVSLLVLALSLLGDAIADAFNPNTRR from the coding sequence ATGAGCTTCAGCCCGCAACAGGTGGCCGAGACCGTCTCGGAGGTCACCGCAGCCGAGCCGACCGGCCGGCGTGGGAAGAAGGACAAGGGCACCACGGGCAAGTCCCCGGTCCAGATCGCGATGGCGCGACTGCGCAAGGACAAGATCGCAATGATCTGCGCAGGCATCATCGTGCTGTATGTCCTGATCGCGATCTTTGCCCCCGCGCTCGCAGCGCTGGAGGGTCAGGACCCCGCGACGCAGCACCCCGAATTGCTCGACCAGGACGGCTTCCCGATGATCGGGCAGACCGCCGAGCACTGGCTCGGCATCGAGCCGTCAATCGGACGTGACTTGTTCGCGCGATTCGTATACGGCGCACGGCCGTCGATCATTATCGGCACCTCCGCGGCCATTGCCACCACCGTGATCGGTGTGACCGTCGGTCTGGTCGCCGGCTACTTCGGTGGCTGGATCGACAACGTGGTCTCGTGGATCATCGACTTCATCCTCTCGCTGCCGTTCCTGCTGTTCGCGATCGCGCTGGTGCCGATCATCACCTCGTGGTTCGGATCGCCGCTGGAGATTTCCGACGACACGGTGACGAAGGTGCGCTTCGGTTCGCTGGTCTTCGTGCTCACCTTCTTCTTCTGGGCGGGCCTTGCCCGTCTGGTGCGCGGTGAGGTGATCTCGATGCGCGAGAAGGAGTTCGTGCAGGCGGCGCGGGCTTTGGGCGTGCCGACGCGGCGGCTGCTGTTCAAGGAGATGCTGCCCAACCTGGTCGGCCTCATCATCGTCTCGCTGACCCTCGCCATCCCGGCGTTCATCTCGGCCGAGGCCGGGCTGTCATACCTCGGCGTCGGGCTCAAGGAGCCGACGGCATCGTGGGGCCTGACGATCGCAGCAGCAACGAACTACTACGAGGTGCAACCGCTCTACCTGTGGGTGCCGGTCATTGCGGTGTCGCTGTTGGTGCTCGCGTTGTCGCTACTTGGCGACGCCATTGCCGACGCGTTCAACCCGAACACCCGTCGATAA
- a CDS encoding ABC transporter ATP-binding protein codes for MNADLNKNDNNNDHLAADPVVHERKATAGRQPLLVVEDLVKHFPVKEYSGLFPTTLQTRAVDGVSFDLAAGETLGLVGESGCGKTTTGRLITRLLEPTSGKITFDGHDITHMKEKDLRPLRRDIQLIFQDPYGSLNPRFTVQSIVGTPLELHGIVPKKQIKARVQELLELVGLNPEHINRYPNEFSGGQRQRIGIARALAVEPKVIVADEPVSALDVSIQAQVMNLMGKLRKELDIAFVFVAHDLGVVRHFCDRIAVMYLGKVMELGDRDEIYGAPEHPYTQALLSAAPDLNVVRGHVPDERIRLVGDVPSPIDPPSGCRFRTRCWKAQEICSQEEPPIKGHGDTFGHGIACHFPEKKTSLTADIEDVSA; via the coding sequence ATGAATGCTGATCTGAACAAGAACGACAACAACAACGACCACCTCGCCGCCGACCCGGTGGTGCACGAGCGCAAGGCGACCGCCGGCCGTCAGCCGCTGTTGGTGGTCGAGGACCTCGTCAAGCACTTCCCGGTCAAGGAGTATTCGGGTCTGTTCCCGACCACGCTGCAGACGCGCGCGGTCGACGGTGTGAGCTTCGACCTGGCGGCGGGCGAGACCCTCGGCCTGGTCGGTGAGTCGGGGTGTGGCAAGACCACCACCGGACGTCTCATCACCCGACTGCTGGAGCCGACCAGCGGCAAGATCACCTTCGACGGGCACGACATCACCCACATGAAGGAGAAGGACCTGCGGCCGCTGCGCCGCGACATCCAGCTGATCTTCCAGGACCCGTACGGTTCGCTGAACCCGCGCTTCACCGTGCAGTCGATCGTCGGCACCCCGCTGGAACTGCACGGCATCGTGCCGAAGAAGCAGATCAAGGCCCGGGTGCAGGAACTGCTGGAGCTGGTAGGTCTCAACCCCGAGCACATCAACCGCTACCCGAACGAGTTCTCCGGCGGTCAGCGGCAGCGCATCGGCATCGCCCGGGCGTTGGCGGTGGAGCCGAAGGTGATCGTCGCCGACGAGCCGGTGTCGGCCCTCGACGTGTCGATCCAGGCGCAGGTGATGAACCTGATGGGCAAGCTGCGCAAGGAGCTCGACATCGCGTTCGTGTTCGTCGCGCACGACCTCGGCGTCGTCCGCCACTTCTGCGACCGCATCGCCGTGATGTACCTCGGCAAGGTGATGGAACTCGGTGACCGTGACGAGATCTACGGCGCGCCCGAGCACCCCTACACGCAGGCGCTGCTGTCGGCGGCGCCCGACCTGAACGTGGTGCGCGGCCACGTGCCCGACGAGCGCATCCGTCTCGTCGGCGACGTGCCGAGCCCGATCGACCCGCCGAGCGGCTGCCGCTTCCGCACCCGTTGCTGGAAGGCGCAGGAGATCTGCTCCCAGGAGGAGCCGCCGATCAAGGGCCACGGTGACACCTTCGGACACGGCATCGCCTGCCACTTCCCGGAGAAGAAGACCTCGCTGACGGCCGACATCGAGGACGTCTCCGCCTGA
- the alaS gene encoding alanine--tRNA ligase: METAEIRRRWLKYFEDNGHAVVPSAPLIYDDPNLLFVNAGMVPMKPYMLGQQTPPWPRATSVQKCVRTGDIEEVGKTSRHGTFFQMNGNFSFGDYFKERAIELAWGLVTTPIADGGYGLDPDRIWPTVYEDDDEAFSIWTQKVGVPKERITRRGKEDNYWNMGVPGPGGPCSELFYDRGAQYGPDGGPAVDEDRFMEFWNLVFMQDDLSQVRSKADFDIAGPLPAKNIDTGMGLERMATLLQGKDNLYEIDEVFPVLAKAAEMTGRTYGAKSGAAAGQSHPDDVHLRVVADHVRSSLMLIGDGVTPGNEGRGYVLRRMLRRAVRAMRLLGYEDKALPELLPVSVERMKASYPELETDFARISQIAYGEEDAFRRTLGAGTVILDTAVTKAKQSAAATGGGQATLAGEQAFQLHDTYGFPIDLTLEMAAEQGVHVDESGFRRLMQEQRDRAKADAKSKKAGHAHTEVWKELRELGATDWLAYQGLSTEAKVTGIVVDGRRVPELQPGQTGQVVLDRTTFYAESGGQIADAGVISGPYGALDVRDVQRPVKGLVVHTVEATEHGLTVGDAVETKVDPDWRVSACQAHSGTHVVHAALRQVLGPSALQSGSYNKPGYLRLDFAWNSALSPETRSEIEEVANLAVRQDLPVSAQFMTLPEAREWGALALFGETYDEQVRVVEIGGPWSRELCGGTHVAHSSQIGALTMTGESSVGSGVRRVEAFVGMDALRYLAKERALVAELSGLVGAPAGELRSKVEDLLARVKDAEREINRLQQEQLQAGAAKLVDQAQDISGLRVLTHHAGELPADQVRSLVLNLRDRLGESNGSVVAVTGVNAGRPVVVIATNQGARDRGVQAGALVKKAASVLGGGGGGKPDVAQGGGQDAGKVDEALTAVADTVRSVLA; this comes from the coding sequence ATGGAAACCGCCGAGATCCGGCGCCGCTGGCTGAAGTACTTCGAGGACAACGGACACGCGGTCGTGCCGTCCGCACCGTTGATCTACGACGACCCGAACCTGCTGTTCGTCAACGCCGGCATGGTGCCGATGAAGCCGTACATGCTCGGTCAGCAGACCCCGCCGTGGCCGCGGGCCACCAGCGTGCAGAAATGCGTGCGCACCGGCGACATCGAGGAGGTCGGCAAGACCTCCCGGCACGGCACGTTCTTCCAGATGAACGGCAACTTCAGCTTCGGCGACTACTTCAAGGAGCGGGCGATCGAGCTCGCGTGGGGCCTGGTCACCACCCCGATCGCCGACGGCGGTTACGGCCTCGACCCCGACCGCATCTGGCCGACGGTCTACGAGGACGACGACGAGGCGTTCTCGATCTGGACCCAGAAGGTCGGCGTGCCGAAGGAGCGGATCACCCGTCGCGGCAAGGAGGACAACTACTGGAACATGGGCGTGCCCGGTCCGGGTGGACCGTGCTCGGAGCTGTTCTACGACCGCGGCGCACAGTACGGCCCGGACGGCGGACCGGCGGTCGACGAGGACCGCTTCATGGAGTTCTGGAACCTGGTGTTCATGCAGGACGACCTGTCGCAGGTGCGCAGCAAGGCCGACTTCGACATCGCGGGCCCGCTGCCGGCGAAGAACATCGACACCGGCATGGGCCTGGAGCGCATGGCGACGCTGCTCCAGGGCAAGGACAACCTCTACGAGATCGACGAGGTCTTCCCGGTGCTGGCGAAGGCGGCCGAGATGACCGGCCGCACCTACGGTGCGAAGTCCGGCGCCGCTGCCGGTCAGTCGCACCCGGACGACGTGCACCTGCGGGTCGTCGCCGACCACGTCCGCTCGTCGTTGATGCTCATCGGCGACGGTGTGACGCCGGGCAATGAGGGCCGCGGCTACGTGCTGCGCCGGATGCTGCGTCGCGCGGTGCGCGCGATGCGTCTGCTCGGCTACGAGGACAAGGCTCTGCCCGAGCTGCTGCCGGTCTCGGTGGAGCGGATGAAGGCGAGCTACCCCGAGCTCGAGACCGACTTCGCGCGGATCAGCCAGATCGCGTACGGCGAGGAGGATGCCTTCCGGCGCACCCTCGGCGCGGGCACCGTCATCCTCGACACGGCGGTGACCAAGGCGAAGCAGAGCGCCGCGGCGACCGGTGGCGGGCAGGCGACCCTCGCGGGGGAGCAGGCCTTCCAGTTGCACGACACCTACGGCTTCCCGATCGACCTCACCCTCGAGATGGCGGCCGAACAGGGCGTGCACGTCGACGAGTCGGGCTTCCGCCGTCTCATGCAGGAGCAGCGCGACCGCGCGAAGGCCGACGCCAAGTCGAAGAAGGCAGGTCACGCGCACACCGAGGTGTGGAAGGAACTGCGCGAGCTCGGTGCGACCGATTGGCTTGCGTACCAGGGCCTTTCGACGGAGGCGAAGGTCACCGGCATCGTCGTCGACGGCCGCCGGGTGCCCGAGTTGCAGCCCGGTCAGACCGGCCAGGTCGTGCTCGACCGCACCACCTTCTATGCGGAGTCGGGTGGCCAGATCGCCGACGCCGGTGTGATCAGTGGGCCGTACGGCGCGCTCGACGTGCGCGACGTGCAGCGTCCGGTGAAGGGCCTGGTCGTGCACACCGTCGAGGCGACCGAACACGGTCTGACCGTCGGCGACGCCGTCGAGACGAAGGTCGACCCCGACTGGCGGGTGTCGGCCTGCCAGGCGCACTCCGGCACGCACGTCGTGCACGCGGCGCTGCGTCAGGTGCTCGGCCCGTCGGCGCTCCAGTCGGGTTCGTACAACAAGCCCGGCTACCTGCGGCTCGACTTCGCTTGGAACTCCGCGCTCTCGCCGGAGACCCGGTCGGAGATCGAGGAGGTCGCGAACCTCGCTGTGCGACAAGACCTTCCGGTGTCGGCACAGTTCATGACGTTGCCCGAAGCCCGGGAGTGGGGCGCGCTGGCGCTGTTCGGCGAGACCTACGACGAGCAGGTGCGCGTCGTCGAGATCGGCGGCCCGTGGTCGCGTGAGCTGTGTGGTGGCACGCACGTCGCCCACTCCTCGCAGATCGGTGCCCTCACCATGACCGGTGAGTCGAGCGTCGGTTCGGGTGTGCGCCGCGTCGAGGCTTTCGTCGGCATGGACGCGCTGCGCTACCTGGCCAAGGAGCGCGCGCTGGTCGCCGAGCTGAGCGGCCTTGTCGGGGCTCCGGCCGGCGAACTGCGCAGCAAGGTCGAAGACCTCCTCGCGCGGGTGAAGGACGCCGAGCGCGAGATCAACCGGCTCCAGCAGGAGCAGCTGCAGGCGGGTGCCGCGAAGCTCGTCGACCAGGCGCAGGACATCTCCGGCCTGCGGGTGCTCACCCACCACGCAGGGGAGTTGCCGGCCGACCAGGTGCGGTCGCTGGTGCTCAACCTGCGCGACCGCCTCGGCGAGTCGAACGGTTCGGTCGTGGCGGTCACCGGCGTGAACGCGGGCCGTCCGGTCGTCGTCATCGCGACCAACCAGGGCGCCCGCGACCGTGGGGTGCAGGCGGGTGCGCTCGTGAAGAAGGCCGCGTCGGTGCTCGGTGGTGGTGGCGGCGGCAAGCCCGACGTCGCCCAGGGCGGCGGCCAGGACGCCGGCAAGGTCGACGAGGCGTTGACCGCCGTGGCCGACACCGTCCGGTCGGTGCTCGCCTGA
- the ruvX gene encoding Holliday junction resolvase RuvX: MRRGVRVGVDVGSVRVGIAICDPDGLIATPEATFARDAGGGTDLRGVLDLVDERGAIEVVVGLPRSLSGDEGAAAQAARDWAAGLLRLRPGIAVRLVDERLTTVGAHRAMREAGVSTRRSKSVIDSQAAAMILQVALDTERATGAPAGSAVGGRKPRHRSGRRTEGH; this comes from the coding sequence ATGCGCCGCGGTGTGCGCGTCGGGGTCGACGTCGGGTCCGTCCGGGTCGGGATCGCAATCTGCGACCCGGACGGGCTCATCGCCACCCCGGAGGCGACCTTCGCCCGCGACGCCGGCGGTGGCACCGACCTGCGTGGCGTGCTCGACCTGGTCGACGAGCGCGGCGCGATCGAGGTGGTCGTCGGACTGCCTCGCTCGCTGTCCGGTGACGAAGGCGCAGCCGCGCAGGCGGCTCGCGACTGGGCGGCCGGGCTGCTGCGTCTGCGTCCCGGTATCGCGGTGCGCCTGGTCGACGAGCGGCTGACGACGGTCGGCGCGCATCGGGCGATGCGCGAAGCTGGAGTTTCGACACGGCGCAGTAAGAGCGTGATCGACAGCCAGGCGGCTGCCATGATCTTGCAAGTTGCGTTGGACACAGAGCGTGCGACCGGTGCCCCCGCCGGCAGTGCGGTAGGCGGGCGCAAACCGCGACACCGGAGCGGTCGCCGGACAGAAGGACATTGA
- a CDS encoding ABC transporter permease, whose protein sequence is MLVYILRRLLMTLSVMLAAVTFTFAIFFLGPNDPAGNLCTRNCTPARIAEIEKSMGLDKPVPQQYAEYMKGLATGRTITSGGFEKKCDAPCLGWSWVQDRPVKDMVFQALPVTLSIVVGGTVVYTIFGLLFGVVAARNRGNWLDRTIVGITQFVPSVPYYILALLFYLYFMVLNPILPRAQYTSPFENPWSWFVGLIGVWMIYGLIQATSYVRYVRASMIDNLSGDFVRTARSKGLSERKVLISHALRAAMAPFMTLVGLNIAADLSGAVFTERIFNLKGMGDLAIRSFDQQDLQVISGVVLVGALFVSIGNLVVDLLYGVVDPRVKLS, encoded by the coding sequence GTGCTCGTCTACATCCTTCGTCGTCTGCTGATGACGCTGAGCGTGATGCTCGCGGCGGTGACCTTCACCTTCGCGATCTTCTTCCTCGGCCCCAACGACCCCGCGGGCAACCTGTGCACCCGCAACTGCACACCGGCCCGCATTGCCGAGATCGAGAAGAGCATGGGCCTCGACAAGCCGGTGCCGCAGCAGTACGCCGAGTACATGAAGGGCCTTGCCACGGGTCGCACGATCACCTCCGGCGGCTTCGAGAAGAAGTGCGACGCACCGTGCCTCGGCTGGTCGTGGGTGCAGGACCGTCCGGTCAAGGACATGGTCTTCCAAGCGCTGCCGGTGACGCTCTCGATCGTGGTGGGTGGAACGGTCGTCTACACCATCTTCGGCCTGCTGTTCGGGGTGGTGGCGGCCCGCAACAGAGGCAACTGGCTCGACCGGACGATCGTGGGTATCACCCAGTTCGTGCCGTCGGTGCCGTACTACATCCTCGCGCTGCTGTTCTACCTCTATTTCATGGTGCTCAACCCGATTCTTCCGCGCGCCCAGTACACCTCCCCGTTCGAGAATCCCTGGAGCTGGTTCGTCGGTCTTATCGGGGTCTGGATGATCTACGGCCTGATCCAGGCGACCTCCTACGTGCGATACGTGCGTGCCTCGATGATCGACAATTTGTCGGGTGACTTCGTGCGCACCGCCCGCTCCAAAGGCTTGTCCGAGCGAAAGGTGCTGATCAGCCACGCGCTGCGCGCCGCGATGGCACCGTTCATGACCCTCGTCGGCCTCAACATCGCCGCCGACCTGTCGGGTGCCGTCTTCACCGAGCGCATCTTCAACCTCAAGGGTATGGGTGACTTGGCGATCCGGTCGTTCGACCAGCAAGACCTCCAGGTGATCAGCGGCGTCGTACTCGTCGGCGCACTGTTCGTCAGCATCGGCAACCTGGTCGTCGACCTGCTCTACGGTGTCGTCGACCCGCGCGTGAAGCTCTCCTGA